One part of the Pecten maximus chromosome 9, xPecMax1.1, whole genome shotgun sequence genome encodes these proteins:
- the LOC117335238 gene encoding tereporin-Ca1-like, whose amino-acid sequence MFGQTIHMLLALGQLGLALGKLDPQIVSAISGAIKDGTSLQGTHLNTLMDALDYRNVIGMEVDNYSKWAMTNPVAYPDRGVITLSPREIHPGQREAMLARKTGFTATGTQGDVSWLIDNRRVIVMWEAPFNFDFYSNKLAVGIVPSTAHTSSMFDVMNGGSGNFTRGTYDNSVHTIEYCDEALCVEGTMGTSHKTQIHIQVIPRSVENVARTLETFIPESMLVG is encoded by the exons ATGTTCGGCCAAACCATACACATGCTCCTTGCACTGGGGCAATTAG GACTTGCCCTCGGGAAACTAGATCCTCAGATCGTGTCCGCCATTTCTGGAGCAATCAAAGACGGTACTTCCTTGCAGGGGACCCACCTCAACACGCTAATGGACGCCCTCGATTACAGAAACGTGATTGGCATGGAGGTGGACAACTACAGCAAGTGGGCAATGACCAATCCCGTTGCCTACCCCGACAGAGGAGTGATTACACTCTCGCCTCGTGAGATACATCCGGGTCAGCGAGAAGCAATGCTTGCCAGGAAAACTGGCTTCACTGCTACAGGGACGCAAGGAGACGTCTCTTGGTTGATTGACAACCGCCGAGTAATTGTTATGTGGGAGGCACCATTCAACTTTGACTTTTACTCAAACAAACTAGCTGTAGGAATCGTGCCGAGTACAGCTCACACGAGCTCCATGTTTGATGTGATGAACGGGGGATCTGGCAACTTTACCCGGGGTACATATGACAACAGTGTTCACACTATCGAATACTGTGACGAGGCCTTGTGCGTGGAGGGAACCATGGGAACCAGTCACAAGACCCAAATCCACATACAAGTTATCCCCAGATCTGTCGAGAACGTGGCTAGGACCCTGGAAACATTCATCCCCGAGAGTATGCTCGTAGGCTAG
- the LOC117335237 gene encoding tetraspanin-36-like codes for MSSGCTVPSKICLIFIGLIFWGSAAGLFFVGGWVFETYKHFNELTTANLTLIPASIVLAVGVFMFIVGFLACASSVKENKCLLAVLFSILLVILTAEIAAGSLGYAFRDDMEGSVRDGLNQAINKYNGTKSDHQMEYLQTELKCCGVNNASDWEKAEVWSISHPGKVPFSCCLHQTNCTQNVNGTDIFQKGCLPELNNKFLKNLRYIAGIAVAFAVIQLLGMISSCVLFCRSKEVRYEVLGGPNSGLRV; via the exons GGTTCTGCAGCAGGTCTCTTCTTCGTTGGAGGATGGGTGTTTGAGACCTACAAGCACTTCAATGAACTGACAACTGCCAACCTGACCCTTATTCCGGCTTCCATTGTGTTAGCAGTGGGTGTGTTCATGTTCATTGTTGGATTCCTTGCGTGTGCTTCTTCTGTCAAAGAGAACAAATGTCTTCTTGCAGTT cTGTTTTCCATCCTGTTGGTGATTCTCACAGCAGAAATAGCTGCAGGTTCCCTGGGCTACGCTTTCAGGGATGAT ATGGAGGGGTCAGTGCGTGATGGTCTGAACCAGGCCATTAATAAGTACAATGGAACCAAGAGTGACCATCAGATGGAATACCTACAAACagag CTGAAATGCTGTGGTGTAAACAACGCATCAGACTGGGAAAAAGCAGAGGTGTGGTCCATTTCTCACCCTGGTAAGGTACCATTCAGCTGTTGTCTACACCAGACCAACTGTACTCAGAATGTCAACGGGACCGACATCTTCCAGAAG GGCTGTCTTCCTGAGCTGAACAATAAGTTCTTGAAAAACCTGAGATATATTGCAGGAATTGCTGTGGCCTTTGCGGTGATCCAG TTGTTGGGGATGATCTCCAGCTGTGTGCTGTTCTGCAGGTCAAAAGAAGTCAGATATGAGGTCCTTGGAGGTCCCAACTCTGGTCTGCGGGTGTAA